One genomic window of Plasmodium falciparum 3D7 genome assembly, chromosome: 10 includes the following:
- a CDS encoding esterase, putative: MNNLTLGDSNICGTFNKLPFIESYYNRKGILLKSYSWLVKNAIGIIVLVHGLSAHLRLQYLKLNVNVVNNDYATLIDADNYYIYEDSWIEEFNKNGYSVYGIDLQGHGESDGLDKLPLHINNFDDYVYDIIDYMRRINNSIVLEKSMQKSTSNKYTIENREELLPMYLVGLSMGGNIVLRTLEILGKSNEINSNLNIKGCISLAGMISVRMVGSIDSIKYKYFYLPVMKIFSRYFPTFRPGKKKFKFEKYPFVNDLLFYDKYRFKGRITNNLAREILVALDNLHNNIDDIPKNIPILFIHSINDCLCWYEGTVSFYNKLQIDNKELYTLEDMDHVISMEPGNENVLKKILEWISNLYVQ; the protein is encoded by the coding sequence atgAATAATTTAACTTTAGGTGATTCAAATATATGTGgaacatttaataaattaccCTTTATTgaatcatattataatagaaagggaatattattaaagaGTTATTCATGGTTAGTTAAAAATGCAATTGGTATAATAGTATTAGTTCATGGTTTAAGTGCTCATTTAAGACTTCAATATTTAAAGCTTAATGTCAATGTAGTTAATAACGATTATGCTACATTAATTGATGcagataattattatatttacgaAGATAGCTGGATTgaagaatttaataaaaatggataTTCAGTATATGGTATTGATTTACAAGGTCATGGAGAATCGGATGGACTAGATAAATTACCacttcatataaataattttgatgATTATGTTTATGATATAATAGATTATATGAGAAGAATTAATAATTCCATAGTTTTAGAAAAATCTATGCAGAAGAGTacatcaaataaatatactatAGAAAATCGAGAAGAACTTCTTCCCATGTATTTAGTTGGATTATCAATGGGTGGGAATATTGTTTTAAGAACTTTAGAAATATTAGGAAAatcaaatgaaataaattctAATTTGAACATAAAAGGATGTATATCTTTAGCTGGTATGATATCTGTTCGAATGGTGGGTTCTATAGAttcaattaaatataaatatttttatttaccagtaatgaaaatattttctcGGTATTTCCCAACTTTTCGACctggaaaaaagaaattcaaATTTGAGAAATATCCATTTGTTAATGACCtgttattttatgataaatatagatTTAAAGGACGTATTACAAATAATCTTGCCCGTGAAATTTTGGTTGCATTAGATAATTTACATAACAATATTGATGATATTCCTAAAAATATacctatattatttattcattcaaTTAATGATTGTCTTTGTTGGTATGAAGGGACAGTCTCATTTTACAATAAATTACAAATTGATAATAAAGAACTTTATACTTTAGAAGATATGGATCATGTAATATCAATGGAACCAGGAAATGAAAATGTTTTAAAGAAAATTCTTGAGTGGATTTCAAATTTATACGTGCAATAA
- a CDS encoding RESA-like protein with PHIST and DnaJ domains, with protein MKCLKLFSFKSSKKNLHKNKLNSEYKNAYSCEDKTVKKYKRKVCETLFCKYINVLIWYILLYIIILNVCLWNSISSYDIEFNYIYGRKLYSTESLNREKTNTEKTIISKVNLLPNEIILSNLKNENNKREESVLEFNEQLIENLQKYKLWNNYIAIPYVKKYNPIKYNDIDNELNEKIDNVGKNGEDIISEMNNLWLQVMNNEKSKYLSLIHRLHKYYYNIKVKYKIPNDYHNAKWKECYEIIKMGEEDIEKRLNKMFKDCFKQKMIYLEDYRRLTVACIIAWKALSNYVQNSCRKVMSVYFNCIKKYNKNMYIDINQFNNNNINTKKYNTQLYEGKNFGKINFCECLISAPYIDEDNSDALLSVEDIFCIELEKGNSKMENEELNMNDERENRGNPNGNMEETKQIKLCDIKNDNPHDNTCINQNDIASNSSSDDTDNDINDDINIFHQSKKYSRIPRYDTSNLKGYNKNSYYLDLEAEWLFNSFLEIKKLDEKIKNKKRRRNKENMNNPLSPDNSENVFVDKTYYDILNVNPDADFVEIKNSYYKLALKYHPDKNKGDEEAKLMFQKINEAYQVLSDEERREQYDNYGKNATQNMFLIDGSFFFTLVFSSEKLCDYIGTLQISTFVKLVHERGMNSNDLLHSMREIQNKLSREQDIRETELALLLRDLLQPYVDGDPNWEKRMEEEISSLIYSNYSSSILKSIGWTYKNVAKTFIKENKSFCGLGAEITKMKAEFRHINNCSKVTRSAIRLNSKIFKNIQDNKMLMGNLSLMNNNKITDGNYRTFDNDSMNDEGKSSSKNDVIVYDNNTTEILKEKSKIVADILDDIFTIVLCDIELTVRYAADRVLRDEGCNKEIRLKRAEGIKIVGNLMNKWAKIKKQQMKDNKIDITDTIESALHVSRIRSRNQKD; from the exons atgaaatgtttaaaattattttcttttaaatcatcaaaaaaaaatttgcataaaaacaaattaaattCGGAATACAAAAACGCATATTCGTGTGAAGATAAAACagtgaaaaaatataagagaaAAGTATGTGAAactttattttgtaaatacattaatgtattaatttggtatatactattatatattattatattg AATGTGTGCCTGTGGAATAGTATATCCTCTTATGATATagaatttaattatatatatggaagaAAGTTATATTCTACTGAGAGTTTAAATagagaaaaaacaaatacaGAAAAAACAATTATAAGTAAAGTAAATTTATTGCCTaatgaaattatattatcaaatttaaaaaatgaaaataataaacgtGAAGAGTCCGTTTTAGAATTTAATGAACAATTAATTGAAAATCtgcaaaaatataaattatggaataattatattgcAATACCgtatgttaaaaaatataacccaattaaatataatgatatagatAACGAactaaatgaaaaaattgataATGTAGGAAAAAATGGAGAAGATATTATAAGTGAAATGAATAATTTGTGGTTACAAGTAatgaataatgaaaaatctaaatatttatctttaATACATcgtttacataaatattattataatataaaagtaaaatataaaataccgAATGATTATCATAATGCGAAATGGAAAGAATGttatgaaattataaaaatgggTGAAGAAGATATTGAAAAAAgattaaataaaatgtttaaaGATTGTTTTAAgcaaaaaatgatatatttagaAGATTATAGAAGATTAACGGTTGCTTGTATAATTGCTTGGAAGGCATTATCTAATTATGTGCAAAATTCATGTAGAAAAGTTATGtctgtatattttaattgtattaaaaagtataataaaaatatgtacatagaCATAAAccaatttaataataataatattaatacaaaaaaatataatacacaatTATATGAAGGTAAAAATTttggaaaaataaatttctGTGAATGCCTTATCAGTGCTCCGTATATTGATGAAGATAATTCGGATGCCTTATTAAGTGTAGaagatattttttgtatagaATTAGAGAAAGGAAATAGTAAAATggaaaatgaagaattaaatatgAACGATGAAAGGGAAAATAGAGGGAATCCAAATGGAAATATGGAAGaaacaaaacaaattaaattatgtgatattaaaaatgataatccACATGACAATACATGTATCAATCAAAATGATATTGCTAGTAATAGTTCAAGTGATGATAcagataatgatataaatgacgatataaatatatttcatcagtcaaaaaaatatagtagAATACCAAGGTATGATACATCTAATCTAAAaggttataataaaaatagttATTATCTTGATCTAGAAGCGGAGTGGTTGTTCAATAGTTTTTTAGAAATCAAAAAGTtggatgaaaaaattaaaaataaaaaaagacgaagaaataaagaaaatatgaataatccTTTATCACCTGATAATTCAGAAAATGTGTTTGTTGATAAGACTTATTacgatatattaaatgtaaaTCCTGATGCAGATTTTGTGGAAATTAAGAAtagttattataaattagCACTAAAATATCATccagataaaaataaaggggATGAAGAAGCAAAATTAAtgtttcaaaaaataaatgaagcaTATCAAGTATTAAGTGACGAAGAGAGAAGAGAACAATATGATAATTACGGGAAAAATGCAACACAAAATATGTTTCTTATAGATggatctttttttttcactttAGTATTTAGTTCAGAGAAATTATGTGATTATATAGGAACATTACAGATATCTACCTTTGTTAAATTAGTGCATGAAAGAGGTATGAATTCAAATGATTTATTACATAGTATGAgagaaatacaaaataaattatcaaGAGAACAAGATATTAGAGAAACCGAACTAGCACTTTTATTACGAGATTTATTACAACCATACGTAGATGGTGATCCAAATTGGGAAAAGCGTATGGAAGAAGAAATTAgttctttaatatattctaatTATTCATCTTCCATTTTAAAATCTATAGGATGGacttataaaaatgttgCCAAAAcgtttataaaagaaaataagtCATTTTGTGGATTAGGTGCTGAAATTACAAAAATGAAAGCTGAATTTcgacatataaataattgtaGTAAGGTTACTAGATCAGCTATAAGATTAAACAgtaaaatattcaaaaatatacaagATAATAAAATGCTAATGGGAAATTTATCCttaatgaataataataagattaCTGATGGTAATTATAGAACCTTTGATAATGATTCTATGAATGATGAAGGGAAAAGTAGTAGTAAAAATGATGTTATAGTGTACGATAATAACACTACAGAAATTTTAAAAGAGAAAAGTAAAATAGTAGCAGATATTTTAGATGATATATTTACTATAGTTTTGTGTGATATTGAATTAACAGTTAGATATGCTGCTGATAGGGTCTTAAGAGATGAAGGTTGCAATAAAGAAATACGTTTAAAAAGAGCAGAAGGTATAAAAATAGTAGGGAATTTAATGAATAAATGGGCAAAGATTAAGAAACAACAGATGAAAGACAATAAAATTGATATCACTGATACAATAGAAAGTGCATTACATGTATCAAGAATAAGGAGTAGGAACCAAAAGGATtag